A single genomic interval of Sphingobium sp. EM0848 harbors:
- a CDS encoding alkaline phosphatase family protein has protein sequence MANPPPFTRRRLITGAAQLASMAAASTLMPPNVQRLMAQTPSRKGSLGDIRHVVMLMQENRSFDHYFGTLSGVRGFGDPKALKLSTGKTVFHQPDAENPDGHMLPFHLDSFSTNAQKLPSTSHAWSVQHRAWNGGRMDQWLPAHRAVDGVNGPYTMGYFTREDIPFHYALAEAFTICDHYHSSVMGPTWPNRLYWMTGMIDPDATGGGPVISNKAPPEGFRWTTYAERLEAAGINWGVYQYGEKGKRPHNMFRTFAQFRDAPAGSPLAVKGMPDSDEEKFAHDVLNDRLPTVSWMFPSAEANEHPDHFPAAGADFIGRRLNELAANPDVWAKTVFILNYDENDGLFDHVPPPVPPAGTPAEFVGELPIGGGFRVPCIIVSPWTMGGWVCSQPFDHTSILQFLEKLTGVREPNISDWRRKTFGDLTSAFRFDQPMRRPPVLPGTGELLELAKRNAETMPNPPIPGSDQRMPAQEPGTRKRVK, from the coding sequence ATGGCGAACCCGCCTCCGTTCACGCGCCGCCGCCTGATTACTGGCGCCGCACAGCTTGCCTCGATGGCGGCGGCCTCGACGCTGATGCCGCCCAATGTGCAACGGCTGATGGCGCAGACGCCCAGCCGCAAGGGTTCGCTCGGCGACATCAGGCATGTCGTGATGCTGATGCAGGAGAACCGGTCGTTCGACCATTATTTCGGTACGCTGTCAGGTGTGCGCGGCTTTGGCGATCCCAAGGCGCTGAAGCTGTCCACCGGCAAGACTGTCTTCCATCAGCCGGATGCCGAAAATCCGGACGGGCATATGCTGCCGTTCCATCTCGACAGCTTTTCCACCAATGCGCAGAAGCTGCCCTCGACCAGCCATGCCTGGTCGGTGCAGCACCGCGCATGGAATGGCGGCCGGATGGACCAGTGGCTGCCCGCCCATCGCGCGGTCGACGGCGTCAACGGCCCCTACACCATGGGCTATTTCACGCGTGAGGACATTCCGTTCCACTATGCGCTGGCCGAAGCCTTCACCATCTGCGACCATTATCACAGCTCGGTCATGGGGCCGACCTGGCCCAACCGGCTTTACTGGATGACCGGGATGATCGATCCCGATGCGACCGGGGGTGGCCCGGTGATCAGCAACAAGGCGCCGCCTGAAGGCTTCCGCTGGACGACCTATGCCGAACGGCTGGAAGCGGCGGGCATAAACTGGGGCGTCTATCAATATGGCGAGAAGGGGAAGCGCCCCCACAATATGTTCCGGACCTTCGCGCAGTTCCGCGATGCACCTGCCGGATCGCCGCTGGCGGTCAAGGGGATGCCGGATTCAGATGAGGAAAAGTTCGCGCATGACGTGCTGAACGATCGTTTGCCGACCGTTTCATGGATGTTCCCCAGCGCCGAGGCGAATGAGCATCCGGATCATTTCCCGGCGGCGGGCGCCGACTTCATCGGCCGCAGGCTCAACGAACTGGCCGCCAATCCCGACGTGTGGGCGAAGACCGTCTTCATCCTCAATTATGACGAGAATGACGGGCTGTTCGACCATGTGCCGCCGCCGGTGCCGCCCGCTGGTACGCCCGCAGAGTTCGTCGGGGAACTGCCGATCGGCGGCGGTTTCCGCGTGCCGTGCATCATCGTCTCGCCCTGGACCATGGGCGGGTGGGTGTGCAGCCAGCCCTTCGACCACACCTCCATCCTTCAGTTCCTTGAAAAGCTGACCGGCGTACGCGAGCCCAATATCAGCGACTGGCGCCGCAAGACCTTCGGCGACCTGACATCGGCATTCCGCTTCGACCAACCGATGCGGCGGCCGCCGGTGCTGCCGGGGACGGGCGAGTTGCTGGAGCTGGCGAAGCGCAATGCGGAAACCATGCCCAATCCGCCCATTCCCGGATCGGATCAACGCATGCCGGCGCAGGAACCCGGCACCCGCAAGCGCGTGAAATAG
- a CDS encoding TonB-dependent receptor domain-containing protein, with protein sequence MFVRNSFLSSTAILLSVAVAVPAYAQDRVFDIPAQPAVKAIPEFARQAGIQIVASARDLADVRTPAIQGIMDPRKALRLLIAGTPLRIASDDGHVIALRSGRASNARVAGKGAVTGRILNPATGEYLRNARVTIVAAGGKHSVTTSGEGGEYDAHDIPAGTATITVSFNGYVSQTATVSIPASGTARLDFSLQQSDRQGEAAKHSDIIVNGARESGARELMAQRNELQIADVLSTEAYGDIAGGNPAEFLKYMPGVDVDGSNGTALYAFLRGLPAEFTRTQLNGMDIVSANANAPTGYASSAAAARIFSFESISMSAIDSVTTYKTVSADQNADAPAGIIDLRTKHAYDRKKPLFVVSVEGFTHENMLDSHKNTGPDQPNGWGNKRFLPNGSLFYSNSFFNHRLGVTFSLAYNDQYIEREQITMNRQYTQSAKAPYPMEFYGMEAVMSARETTRRTGSLVLDYKANDNLSFSLIGLAYRGDVYQHQSTVTVNADTSKGAVGLLNLNGQAATAQDALSGFRTQQAATAQTISSAAATQYKVNNGNIIAPSFEWNKGDWHVDGYFAYSDTHSYYNSPHEGQVSAGPTITSTGNFQAVKGSPSLTTTDWDITQISGPDWSNPASYSISGKPSITLTSGAYGKITAKSGGLNAAYDGHIGAVPITFKTGFKITDTMYDFGNSATSSYTYNGPLTNAQFLAQVVNPNITGVWNKSDFSVTSLSGSGYIPQVDLAKLWTMYSQNPEQWTSATTAANYATANYTGATRFEENIKAVYGMVTAEVTPKLQLRAGLRGEWTNNRASVYKSLPLDQVKAYTPAGATAKCAITAATGIATTVPCVDYQFSNGIQHVKGNYFTLFPSASLKYTFGESTDFQAGYSRTILRPGVDAAGSSPSFSLTGSSTSGPIVTVPNPGLSPAISDNFSARLSHYFKGVGLFNIGFYYNRIKGLAVQQEYSADEAAGIPALAPYVADPAYAGYAFSTYNQEDLTTIKGIEAAFQHSFSWLPAPFDGLSLRGAFTHNDPNHPIARVGNNIGSAAVMYEKGPVKLYVNILWNDDKYRSNTPTWFQARTDMTISGRIKLMKHLETYFTINNVLNQPYNVMVPGNAFPSTAAANFPNYSAIYVKNGRTGTIGLRARF encoded by the coding sequence ATGTTCGTTCGCAATAGCTTCCTGTCCAGTACCGCTATCCTTCTGTCCGTCGCGGTGGCCGTGCCCGCCTATGCACAGGATCGTGTCTTCGACATCCCGGCCCAGCCGGCCGTCAAGGCGATACCCGAATTTGCCCGCCAGGCCGGTATCCAGATCGTGGCCTCGGCGCGCGATCTGGCCGATGTCCGCACGCCCGCGATCCAGGGCATCATGGACCCGCGCAAGGCGTTGCGCCTTCTCATCGCCGGGACGCCGCTTCGGATCGCCAGCGATGATGGGCATGTCATCGCGCTTCGTTCGGGACGGGCCTCCAATGCCCGTGTGGCGGGCAAGGGCGCCGTCACCGGCCGTATCCTGAACCCCGCGACCGGCGAATATCTGCGCAATGCCCGTGTGACGATCGTCGCGGCCGGAGGCAAGCATTCGGTCACAACTTCGGGGGAAGGCGGCGAATATGATGCGCATGACATCCCGGCGGGCACTGCGACCATCACGGTCAGTTTCAACGGCTATGTCAGCCAGACCGCCACAGTCTCCATCCCGGCCAGCGGCACGGCCAGGCTCGATTTCAGCCTCCAGCAGTCCGACCGTCAGGGCGAAGCGGCGAAGCACAGCGACATCATCGTCAACGGCGCGCGCGAAAGCGGCGCCCGCGAACTCATGGCGCAGCGCAATGAGCTGCAGATCGCTGATGTGCTGTCGACAGAGGCCTATGGCGACATTGCGGGCGGCAATCCGGCGGAATTCCTGAAATATATGCCCGGCGTCGATGTCGATGGCTCCAATGGCACGGCGCTCTATGCCTTCCTTCGCGGTCTGCCTGCGGAATTCACGCGTACGCAGCTCAACGGCATGGACATTGTTTCGGCCAATGCCAATGCGCCGACCGGCTATGCCAGTTCCGCCGCCGCTGCGCGCATCTTCAGCTTCGAATCCATTTCCATGTCGGCGATCGATTCCGTCACGACCTACAAGACCGTCAGCGCGGATCAGAATGCCGACGCTCCTGCCGGCATCATCGACCTGCGCACCAAGCACGCCTATGACCGCAAGAAGCCCCTGTTCGTGGTCTCCGTCGAAGGCTTCACGCATGAAAACATGCTGGACAGCCACAAGAATACGGGGCCTGACCAGCCCAATGGCTGGGGCAACAAGCGCTTCCTGCCCAATGGATCGCTATTCTACTCCAACAGCTTCTTCAATCATCGCCTCGGCGTCACCTTCTCGCTGGCCTATAACGACCAGTATATCGAGCGTGAGCAGATCACGATGAACCGGCAATATACCCAGTCCGCCAAAGCGCCCTATCCGATGGAATTTTACGGGATGGAGGCCGTGATGAGCGCGCGTGAGACCACGCGGCGCACCGGCTCGCTGGTGCTGGATTACAAGGCCAATGACAATCTGAGCTTCTCGCTGATCGGCCTCGCCTATCGCGGTGACGTCTATCAGCATCAGTCGACGGTCACGGTGAATGCTGACACCAGCAAGGGGGCGGTCGGCCTCCTGAACCTGAACGGTCAGGCGGCCACGGCGCAGGACGCCCTGTCCGGTTTCCGGACCCAGCAGGCTGCCACGGCGCAGACCATCAGTTCCGCCGCCGCGACCCAGTATAAGGTCAATAACGGCAACATCATCGCCCCCAGTTTCGAATGGAACAAGGGAGACTGGCACGTGGACGGCTATTTCGCCTATTCGGACACCCATTCCTATTATAATTCGCCGCATGAGGGGCAGGTTTCCGCCGGTCCCACCATCACCTCCACCGGCAATTTCCAGGCCGTGAAGGGCAGCCCCAGCCTGACCACCACCGATTGGGACATCACCCAGATCAGCGGGCCGGACTGGAGCAATCCCGCTTCCTACAGCATTTCCGGCAAGCCCTCGATCACGCTCACCAGCGGCGCCTATGGCAAGATCACGGCAAAGTCGGGCGGGCTGAACGCGGCCTATGACGGTCATATCGGCGCGGTGCCGATCACGTTCAAAACCGGTTTCAAGATCACCGACACCATGTACGACTTCGGCAACAGCGCCACGTCGAGCTACACCTATAACGGCCCGCTGACCAATGCGCAGTTTCTGGCGCAAGTCGTCAATCCCAATATAACGGGTGTCTGGAACAAGTCGGACTTCTCCGTCACGTCGCTTTCCGGGTCCGGTTACATCCCGCAAGTGGACCTTGCCAAGCTCTGGACAATGTACAGCCAGAATCCGGAACAATGGACAAGCGCTACGACGGCGGCGAACTATGCCACCGCCAACTATACCGGGGCCACCCGGTTCGAGGAGAATATCAAGGCCGTTTACGGAATGGTGACCGCCGAGGTGACGCCCAAACTGCAATTGCGGGCCGGTCTGCGCGGCGAATGGACGAACAATAGGGCGTCCGTCTACAAATCGCTGCCGCTCGATCAGGTGAAGGCCTATACGCCGGCCGGCGCCACAGCGAAATGCGCCATCACAGCCGCCACCGGCATCGCCACCACCGTTCCCTGCGTGGATTACCAGTTCAGCAACGGCATACAGCATGTGAAGGGCAACTACTTCACCCTCTTCCCCAGTGCCTCGCTGAAATACACCTTCGGTGAGAGCACGGATTTTCAGGCGGGGTACAGCCGCACCATTCTGCGTCCGGGCGTCGATGCGGCAGGCAGCTCGCCCAGCTTCAGCCTGACCGGCAGTTCGACCAGCGGTCCCATCGTCACGGTTCCCAACCCCGGTCTGTCGCCTGCGATCTCGGACAATTTCTCGGCCCGCCTCTCCCATTATTTCAAGGGCGTGGGCCTGTTCAACATCGGCTTCTACTACAACCGGATCAAGGGGCTGGCCGTCCAGCAGGAATATTCGGCCGATGAAGCCGCCGGCATCCCGGCTCTGGCACCCTATGTCGCTGACCCGGCCTATGCGGGCTATGCCTTCTCCACCTATAATCAGGAGGATCTGACGACGATCAAGGGCATCGAGGCCGCGTTCCAGCACAGCTTCAGCTGGCTGCCCGCACCCTTTGACGGCCTGTCGCTGCGCGGCGCGTTCACGCATAACGATCCGAACCATCCGATCGCCCGCGTCGGCAACAATATCGGTTCCGCAGCGGTGATGTATGAGAAGGGGCCGGTCAAGCTCTACGTCAACATTCTCTGGAACGACGACAAATATCGGTCCAATACACCCACCTGGTTCCAGGCACGCACGGACATGACCATTTCCGGCCGCATCAAGCTGATGAAGCATCTGGAAACCTATTTCACGATCAACAACGTGCTGAATCAGCCCTATAATGTGATGGTGCCCGGCAATGCCTTCCCGTCAACCGCCGCAGCGAACTTCCCCAATTACAGCGCGATCTACGTGAAGAACGGCCGCACCGGCACGATCGGTCTTCGCGCCCGCTTCTAG
- a CDS encoding RNA polymerase sigma factor, with the protein MLPHEPALRTWLNRRSPDGLDPDDIIQEAYAVIADLDTVESIRSPRAYLFQVARSVIVRHVRRSRVVSLHAVDDLAQLNHADDAPTPEQVAFDRDELRRLAHAIAAMPIRTREAFILRRVHSLSQREIAEKMALSESTVEKHISRGIRFLIERFDYGGKPSAKLSSEMDLVSIALDDRTGNQSGH; encoded by the coding sequence ATGCTCCCCCATGAACCTGCGCTGCGGACCTGGTTGAACAGGCGAAGTCCGGATGGACTCGATCCCGACGACATCATTCAGGAAGCCTATGCCGTGATCGCCGATCTGGACACTGTGGAATCCATCCGTTCCCCGCGCGCCTATCTGTTCCAGGTCGCGCGATCCGTGATCGTCCGGCACGTCCGCCGCTCACGGGTGGTGTCACTTCATGCCGTGGACGATCTGGCGCAACTCAATCATGCCGACGATGCGCCGACCCCCGAACAGGTCGCGTTCGACCGCGACGAATTGCGGCGTCTTGCCCATGCCATAGCAGCCATGCCCATCAGGACGAGGGAAGCCTTCATCCTGAGACGGGTCCATTCCCTTTCGCAACGCGAAATCGCCGAGAAGATGGCGCTTTCAGAGAGTACAGTGGAAAAACATATATCCCGCGGCATCCGTTTTCTCATCGAGCGATTTGATTATGGTGGAAAACCATCCGCAAAACTCTCTAGTGAAATGGATTTGGTGAGTATCGCATTAGATGACCGCACGGGAAACCAGTCAGGACATTGA
- a CDS encoding LysR family transcriptional regulator produces MDRAQLPLNALRAFEAAARHLNFTHAALELCVSQGAVSHQVALLEKRLGISLFRRLPRGLALTDEGQALVPTLAESFDRMGAMLDRFSGGQMQEVLTIGVVGTFAGGWLMDRLPQFTAAHPHVDLRILLNNNRVDLAGEGLDGAIRFGDGSWHGTEAQRIMAAPLTPLCDPRTARRISGDWARLSEETLLRSYRASEWPLWFETAGGKCPPLRGPMFDNSVLMVRAAIDGHGVALAPANMFEQELRQERIVRPFPIEVTVGAYWLTRLHSRAESPAFRQFREWLLATVRDVPL; encoded by the coding sequence ATGGATCGTGCCCAACTGCCCTTGAATGCCCTGCGCGCCTTCGAGGCGGCGGCCCGCCATCTCAACTTCACGCACGCGGCCCTCGAACTTTGCGTCAGCCAGGGTGCGGTAAGCCATCAGGTGGCACTGCTGGAAAAAAGGCTGGGCATATCGCTGTTCCGCCGCCTTCCCCGTGGGCTGGCCCTGACCGATGAGGGGCAGGCATTGGTGCCGACCCTCGCGGAGAGCTTCGATCGCATGGGCGCCATGCTCGATCGCTTCAGTGGCGGCCAAATGCAGGAAGTCCTGACAATCGGCGTCGTCGGCACTTTTGCGGGCGGATGGCTGATGGACCGGCTGCCGCAATTTACGGCCGCGCATCCGCATGTGGACCTGCGCATATTGCTGAACAACAATCGGGTCGACCTGGCCGGTGAAGGGCTCGACGGCGCCATCCGTTTTGGCGACGGCTCCTGGCATGGAACGGAGGCGCAGCGGATCATGGCCGCGCCGCTTACCCCCCTGTGCGATCCACGCACGGCCAGGCGCATAAGCGGGGACTGGGCAAGACTGAGCGAAGAAACATTGCTTCGTTCCTATCGCGCCAGCGAATGGCCGCTCTGGTTTGAAACCGCAGGCGGCAAATGCCCGCCGCTGCGCGGGCCGATGTTCGACAATTCCGTTTTGATGGTCAGGGCGGCAATCGACGGCCATGGTGTCGCCCTGGCCCCTGCCAATATGTTCGAGCAGGAGTTGCGGCAGGAAAGGATCGTGCGCCCCTTCCCCATTGAGGTGACCGTGGGCGCCTATTGGCTGACGCGCCTGCATTCGCGAGCGGAAAGCCCCGCCTTCCGCCAGTTTCGCGAATGGCTGCTCGCCACGGTCCGGGACGTACCGCTTTAA
- a CDS encoding FecR domain-containing protein: MTARETSQDIDNAAADWVARIDRGSLSGDEERVFQAWLKEDARHRGAFLRADALWLRSDSARALGPHFNARDFEEAPEPHPAPPMVTRRRAMVWAGGGAAAAASLVGLGISLPAWGAITTRRGEIRRVPLGDGSSVELNTETSLKVQYDAEERRILLLYGEAYFTVIRNDPRPFIVQVGQHRIHTSLASFSVSSLKDKPVDILVNQGRVEFTPPPALSAPVMLPANTRLTLPVETAGAMTLAPQIIPPRTIAQQLAWRDGKLAFEGERLDDAAAQFARYSETRIVVADPVLAAEPITGLFAANDPVGFSRAVASIVDARIDRDGDALILRRLARP, encoded by the coding sequence ATGACCGCACGGGAAACCAGTCAGGACATTGACAACGCGGCCGCGGACTGGGTCGCGCGGATCGATCGCGGGTCTCTTTCGGGCGATGAAGAACGGGTTTTTCAGGCCTGGCTCAAGGAGGACGCACGTCATCGCGGCGCCTTTCTGCGCGCCGATGCCCTGTGGCTCAGGAGCGATTCCGCCCGCGCGCTTGGCCCGCATTTCAACGCACGCGATTTCGAGGAAGCGCCGGAACCGCATCCCGCGCCGCCCATGGTCACGCGGCGACGGGCGATGGTCTGGGCGGGGGGCGGCGCGGCAGCGGCTGCCTCATTGGTCGGCCTTGGCATCAGCCTGCCTGCGTGGGGCGCGATCACGACCCGGCGCGGCGAAATCCGGCGGGTGCCGTTGGGCGACGGCTCCAGCGTGGAACTCAACACCGAAACCAGCCTGAAGGTGCAATATGACGCGGAGGAACGCCGGATCCTGCTTCTCTACGGCGAAGCCTATTTCACGGTCATCCGGAACGATCCTCGCCCGTTCATCGTCCAGGTGGGCCAGCATCGCATCCATACATCCCTTGCGTCCTTCAGCGTCAGCAGCCTGAAGGACAAGCCGGTCGACATATTGGTCAACCAGGGCCGGGTGGAGTTCACACCGCCGCCTGCCCTTTCGGCGCCCGTCATGCTCCCGGCCAATACGCGCCTGACCTTGCCGGTTGAGACGGCTGGAGCGATGACGCTCGCGCCGCAGATCATTCCCCCCAGAACGATCGCCCAGCAGCTTGCATGGCGCGACGGCAAGCTGGCGTTCGAGGGGGAGAGGCTGGACGATGCCGCCGCCCAGTTCGCGCGCTACAGCGAAACCCGGATCGTCGTTGCCGATCCGGTCCTCGCGGCCGAACCTATTACCGGGCTGTTCGCGGCAAACGATCCGGTCGGTTTCAGCCGGGCGGTTGCCAGCATCGTTGACGCCCGCATCGACCGGGACGGCGACGCCTTGATTTTGCGACGCCTGGCACGCCCGTAA
- the bla gene encoding subclass B3 metallo-beta-lactamase yields the protein MSLFAAGNAMGRAATGDPLLRPIAPDHAKQWLAPQQPMRIFGNVYLVGFGGLNVGLVRTSAGLILIDGAVPQAVPAVEANIRRLGFRLEDVKLILSTEPHWDHAGGLAALARDTRATVLASAAAAGVLRTGHSGPDDPQAPALETFPPVSSLRVVRDGETVRLGNTVVTAIATPGHTQGSMSWRWTSCEGRRCLPVVFASSFNPIAAQGQRLTEPAHRWTLDAFPRSFARMRRLPCGILLSAHPEQSDGDRKLTLLRKKREPNPFIDPGACRAYANRFARLFTERVEKERGAK from the coding sequence ATGAGTCTGTTTGCGGCCGGCAATGCCATGGGGCGTGCGGCAACCGGAGATCCGCTGCTCAGGCCGATCGCGCCGGATCATGCGAAACAGTGGCTGGCGCCGCAGCAGCCGATGCGTATCTTCGGCAATGTCTATCTGGTCGGTTTCGGTGGCCTCAACGTCGGGCTTGTCAGGACGAGTGCCGGCCTCATTCTGATTGACGGCGCGGTTCCGCAGGCGGTTCCCGCGGTGGAGGCCAATATTCGCCGGCTTGGCTTCAGGCTGGAAGACGTTAAACTCATTCTCAGCACTGAACCCCATTGGGATCATGCCGGGGGGTTGGCCGCTCTGGCGCGCGACACGCGGGCGACCGTGCTGGCAAGCGCAGCCGCCGCCGGAGTGCTGCGCACCGGTCATTCCGGGCCTGACGATCCGCAGGCCCCCGCGCTGGAGACTTTTCCGCCCGTCTCGTCCCTGCGTGTCGTGCGCGATGGAGAAACCGTGCGGCTGGGTAACACGGTGGTGACGGCCATCGCCACGCCCGGACATACGCAGGGCTCAATGAGTTGGCGCTGGACCAGTTGCGAGGGCAGGCGGTGCCTGCCCGTAGTCTTCGCCTCCAGTTTCAATCCGATCGCCGCCCAAGGGCAAAGGCTGACCGAGCCGGCGCATCGTTGGACCCTCGACGCCTTTCCGCGATCCTTTGCGAGGATGCGGCGCCTGCCCTGTGGGATTTTACTTTCCGCTCATCCGGAGCAGTCGGACGGCGACCGGAAACTCACCCTGCTGCGGAAAAAGCGGGAACCCAACCCGTTCATCGATCCCGGCGCCTGCAGGGCCTATGCGAACAGGTTCGCACGCCTGTTTACCGAACGGGTGGAGAAAGAAAGGGGC
- a CDS encoding c-type cytochrome, whose product MMRAISAMALCAAPLLLAAAVEGNAQKAVADAQAQVERGRMIYASRCAACHGGDMTGIDDAPMLVGARFDKTWRGRPGELFSKIKLSMPQDDPGSLSPEQAADVVSAILDANHLRDRTASR is encoded by the coding sequence ATGATGCGGGCCATATCCGCCATGGCCCTGTGCGCCGCGCCGCTTCTGCTTGCCGCCGCCGTGGAAGGAAATGCGCAGAAAGCCGTGGCGGATGCGCAGGCGCAGGTGGAGCGGGGCAGGATGATCTATGCGTCCCGTTGCGCCGCCTGCCACGGTGGGGACATGACGGGCATCGACGACGCGCCGATGCTCGTGGGTGCCCGCTTCGACAAGACATGGCGGGGCAGGCCGGGGGAGCTGTTCTCCAAGATCAAGCTGTCCATGCCGCAGGATGATCCGGGATCGCTCTCACCAGAGCAGGCGGCAGATGTGGTCAGTGCGATCCTCGACGCCAACCATTTGAGGGACAGAACGGCATCGCGATAG